Part of the Quercus robur chromosome 5, dhQueRobu3.1, whole genome shotgun sequence genome, agtgCAATTACCTTAAAAACTCTTAAGAGATATATTCATCCATTCTGAGTTTGTTACTAAGAACTTTAGACGATCTCAGCACTTGTATTCTCTTTCTGGCTATCTCTTATCTTCCCCCATTGCCTGCGCCGAATCTGAAGCATACAAATTGCAGCCAAGAAGTCCACACACTGCAATGGCCTCAGCACTTCCAACACACCCTTCAAAGTCTTCAGCCTCACACAATCTGCAGCTTTCATCACCTTCTCCAATCCACCCAGTAATCCCTTCAATGCCACCTCCACCAACCCATCCACCTGACCCACCACATCACCGTTCTCGACCCGGCTCGCCAGCCGGGCCAACTCGACCATTTTCCGGTCCGCCATAGCCACCTGCAACCTCTCCATTTCCCTCTCCACTTTCACTTCCTCCAACCTTATTTTCAACCTCAGCTCCTCAATCTTCTTCACCTGTGTCTCAGACATGTCCACCATACTAGCACAAGGCACCACAGACTTTTTcaatgagtcaatgacttgaAAAGCCATAGATGGCTTCCAACCCGTCACCCATAAATAAGCGTTCTCTAAAGGACTCAACCATACTGGACAGAAGAAA contains:
- the LOC126729100 gene encoding protein DOG1-like 4, whose translation is MKTQVEERFSEFYEKWIYQLEEHVQQLIRVPKAKLSEPDDSELQALVSRVTSHYKEYYTVKWAGAHEDVLAFFCPVWLSPLENAYLWVTGWKPSMAFQVIDSLKKSVVPCASMVDMSETQVKKIEELRLKIRLEEVKVEREMERLQVAMADRKMVELARLASRVENGDVVGQVDGLVEVALKGLLGGLEKVMKAADCVRLKTLKGVLEVLRPLQCVDFLAAICMLQIRRRQWGKIRDSQKENTSAEIV